In Cuculus canorus isolate bCucCan1 chromosome 27, bCucCan1.pri, whole genome shotgun sequence, the following proteins share a genomic window:
- the TIMM44 gene encoding mitochondrial import inner membrane translocase subunit TIM44 → MAAAGAGGCRKCLISGIWLMSRRYPVPAVHRDAVYRMSRPVLEIHQSRCYSSGGRKGFISGFVENIKQELAKNKEMKESIKKFRDEAKKLEESDALREARRKYKTIESETVKTSEVIKKKLEEITGTVKESLDEVSKSDIGRKIKEGVEEAAKTAKQSAESVTKGGEKLGKTAAFKAISQGVETVKKEIDESVLGQTGPYKRPERLRKRTEFSGERIKEERIFEANEEAMGVVLHKDSKWYQQWKDFKDNNVVFNRFFEMKMKYDESDNAFIRASRAVTDKVTDLIGGLFSKTEMSEVLTEILKVDPSFDKDRFLKQCEFDIIPNVLEAMISGELDILKDWCYEATYSQLAHPIQQARAMGLQFHSRILDIDNIDLAMGKMMEQGPVLIITFQAQVVMVIKNQQGEVVEGDPDKVLRMLYVWALCRDQDELNPYAAWRLLDISSSSTEQVL, encoded by the exons atggcggcggcgggagcCGGCGGGTGCCGG AAATGTCTCATCAGTGGCATATGGCTTATGTCCAGAAGATACCCAGTTCCTGCAGTCCACAGAGATGCAGTTTATAGAATGAGCAGGCCTGTCCTAGAGATCCACCAG TCTAGATGCTACTCttctggaggaagaaaggggTTTATATCAGGTTTTGTGGAGAACATCAAACAGGAATTAGCAAAAAACAAGGAGatgaaagaaagcattaaaaaattcCGAGATGAAGCTAAAAAGCTAGAAGAATCTGATGCACTTCGAGAAGCAAGGAGAAAATAC aaaacCATTGAATCTGAAACAGTGAAGACCTCAGAAgtgattaaaaagaaacttgaagAAATAACTGGTACAGTTAAAGAG agtTTGGATGAAGTAAGTAAGAGTGATATTGGCCGAAAGATAAAGGAGGGtgtggaagaagcagcaaaaacaGCAAAGCAATCTGCAGAGTCGGTGacaaaaggaggagagaaactAGGCAAGACAGCAGCCTTCAAAGCTATTTCTCAG ggAGTAGAAACCGTTAAGAAGGAAATAGATGAAAGTGTTTTAGGGCAGACTGGTCCTTACAAACGTCCGGAACGGCTAcgaaaaagaacagaattctCAGGCGAGAGGATTAAAGAGGAGCGAATATTTGAAGCCAATGA GGAGGCCATGGGTGTGGTGCTGCATAAAGACTCAAAATGGTATCAGCAGTGGAAAGATTTCAAGGACAACAATGTGGTCTTCAATA GgttctttgaaatgaaaatgaagtatgATGAAAGTGATAATGCATTCATTCGAGCTTCCAGAGCTGTCACAGACAAAGTCACCGACTTAATAG gtGGATTGTTCTCAAAGACGGAAATGTCTGAAGTTTTGACAGAGATACTCAAAGTCGATCCATCGTTTGACAAAGATCGTTTTTTAAAGCAATGCGAGTTTGATATAATCCCCAATGTCTTGGAG GCTATGATATCTGGAGAGCTCGATATCCTCAAAGACTGGTGCTATGAAGCA ACTTACAGTCAGCTTGCTCATCCAATCCAGCAAGCCAGAGCCATGGGTCTGCAGTTCCACTCCAGGATTCTTGACATTGACAACATTGAT cTGGCTATGGGGAAGATGATGGAGCAGGGACCAGTATTAATCATCACTTTTCAGGCTCAGGTCGTGATGGTGATTAAGAACCAGCAAGGGGAAGTGGTGGAAGGTGATCCA